A DNA window from Acinetobacter sp. NCu2D-2 contains the following coding sequences:
- a CDS encoding alpha/beta hydrolase codes for MSVRQYPETSHIDKNVSKSNFLSDGVECSATLHVPVTQQKKQLPAILMVGGWGSVQGALTDSFINHFIAQGYAVMEFDYPGWGLSGGFPRQDINPWKRVKTAHNALAHLKNQQQVNAHQIIVWGTSFGGGHVVDLVVDHPELKGAIIQVPMLDGISTVRSVPLPQMMKFFGYGMVDRLKPGARICIPTVAKPGELGAMDRDRAWDAMQLAKDTLKIDYDNRVTARSLLTMGFYRPWKRLKHVKIPMLIVGATQDTVAPFVAEKIKRVNNSLIEVKTIDADHFDPYFEPFFSKNLAYQLAFLNRLEHLSACA; via the coding sequence ATGTCAGTACGTCAATATCCTGAAACTTCACATATCGATAAAAATGTCAGTAAATCAAATTTTTTGAGTGATGGCGTTGAATGCTCAGCGACTTTACATGTGCCTGTCACTCAACAAAAAAAACAATTACCTGCGATTTTAATGGTGGGTGGCTGGGGAAGTGTTCAAGGTGCGCTGACTGACTCCTTTATCAACCACTTTATTGCCCAAGGGTATGCTGTGATGGAATTTGATTATCCGGGTTGGGGTTTAAGCGGTGGTTTTCCACGTCAGGACATTAACCCATGGAAACGCGTTAAAACTGCCCATAATGCACTTGCACATCTAAAAAATCAGCAGCAGGTGAATGCTCATCAAATTATTGTATGGGGAACTTCTTTTGGTGGTGGGCATGTTGTAGATCTGGTTGTTGATCATCCGGAACTTAAAGGTGCAATTATTCAAGTCCCTATGCTAGACGGTATCAGCACTGTACGTTCAGTTCCCCTCCCTCAAATGATGAAATTTTTTGGCTATGGAATGGTAGATCGTCTTAAACCAGGTGCTCGTATTTGTATTCCAACAGTTGCAAAACCAGGTGAATTAGGTGCGATGGATCGTGATCGTGCTTGGGATGCGATGCAACTCGCTAAGGACACGCTCAAAATAGATTACGATAACCGTGTGACAGCGCGCTCATTATTAACCATGGGTTTTTACCGCCCATGGAAACGTCTAAAACACGTAAAAATCCCGATGTTAATCGTAGGAGCAACGCAAGATACAGTCGCACCATTTGTGGCTGAGAAAATAAAACGAGTTAATAATTCATTGATAGAAGTAAAGACGATTGATGCAGATCATTTTGATCCTTATTTTGAGCCGTTTTTTTCTAAGAATTTGGCTTATCAATTAGCATTCTTAAATCGCTTAGAGCATTTAAGTGCATGTGCTTAA
- a CDS encoding flavin reductase, producing MIDANEYRNGMSLLTSAVNVITTDGVGGMHGFTASAVCSVTDTPPTLLVCVNQSTRSHDYFVQHKVLAVNVLAAQHEQISNAFASSKFSSEERFKLGEWGALETGSPILKDALVSFDCEIEQIQHVGTHSVLMCRVVAIQHSQQQESLVYFNRAYHQVGQPELV from the coding sequence ATGATTGATGCAAATGAATATCGTAATGGTATGTCTTTACTCACTTCAGCTGTCAATGTAATTACCACTGATGGTGTTGGTGGCATGCATGGCTTTACCGCATCTGCTGTTTGTAGTGTGACGGATACACCGCCAACATTATTAGTGTGCGTGAATCAATCGACACGTTCACATGACTATTTTGTTCAGCATAAGGTTTTGGCTGTCAATGTACTGGCTGCACAGCATGAACAGATTTCAAATGCTTTTGCTTCAAGTAAATTCAGCTCAGAAGAGCGTTTTAAGTTGGGTGAGTGGGGTGCTTTAGAGACAGGTTCACCAATTTTAAAAGATGCTTTAGTGAGCTTTGATTGTGAAATTGAACAAATTCAGCACGTCGGTACGCATAGTGTATTGATGTGCCGTGTGGTGGCGATTCAACACAGTCAGCAACAAGAAAGTTTGGTGTATTTTAACCGTGCCTATCATCAAGTGGGACAGCCTGAATTGGTTTAA
- the tnpA gene encoding IS200/IS605 family transposase, with protein MTEIYKNRHSAFNLHVHLVFITKYRKKILGELHHKYFIECASEICKEFDAELKECNGEADHVHMLIQYPPTVQLSKLVNNLKSVTSRRMRNEFLDLRSSYAKPVLWSRSYFAGSCGGAPLDIIKKYIENQQG; from the coding sequence ATGACAGAAATATATAAAAACCGACATTCAGCCTTTAATTTGCATGTACATTTAGTGTTTATTACTAAGTACAGAAAGAAAATTCTAGGTGAGTTGCATCATAAGTATTTTATTGAGTGTGCATCTGAAATCTGCAAAGAGTTTGATGCGGAATTAAAGGAGTGTAATGGTGAAGCTGACCATGTTCACATGCTTATTCAGTACCCACCGACAGTTCAACTCAGTAAATTGGTAAATAACTTAAAATCAGTAACAAGCAGAAGAATGAGAAATGAGTTTTTGGATTTACGTAGTAGTTATGCAAAACCTGTTTTGTGGTCACGCTCATATTTTGCAGGGTCTTGTGGTGGCGCACCTTTGGATATTATTAAAAAATACATTGAAAACCAACAAGGTTAA
- a CDS encoding methylenetetrahydrofolate reductase C-terminal domain-containing protein — protein sequence MSQLSQYLNQGQFCVLVEYLCTNNSLPVAQELAGFPALMTLADRVHADDDISPLEASRCYSKSIDKILHFAGKDRDIQDFEKFLAQAQNEKIENLLLLTGDKLKNHHTGHDKYPRTRYLESVNAVLAAKQKGHFYIGVAFNPFKYAEAERDAQYLKLHKKLKVGADFIITQLGYDLTALKKAVSFLKENHYSQHILACVMPLNLARANYMVKHKVAGIVITPHMLKILSQEKELGLKERSYQRCALQILICKKMGFSGIHLSACHKPEDQALLAQFIEQYRSYDLPSLEKLWASLWQLKTGKEFIPELSYFSKPAPSSQIIKYQQLHLLHDTLFDSKLGKGIGQIIFKAPFWNQKLAQKTLMATEYLSKHSVVGCESCGECRLSDTLYICPETCPKGLANGPCGGTQLDRCEFGERECIHSIKARLAKSVDQTEILKTKIIPTVSIEIRGTSSWQRWFTDDYEESKNIN from the coding sequence ATGTCACAGTTATCACAATATTTAAACCAAGGCCAATTTTGTGTTTTAGTCGAATACTTGTGTACAAATAACTCTTTACCTGTAGCTCAGGAATTAGCAGGATTTCCTGCATTGATGACACTGGCTGACCGTGTCCATGCTGATGACGATATTTCCCCACTTGAAGCCAGCCGTTGCTATTCAAAATCGATCGATAAAATTTTACATTTTGCAGGTAAAGATCGTGATATTCAGGATTTTGAAAAATTCTTAGCACAAGCTCAAAATGAAAAAATCGAAAATCTCTTGTTACTGACTGGAGATAAACTTAAAAATCACCATACTGGTCATGACAAATATCCGCGTACACGTTATTTAGAGTCTGTGAATGCTGTGCTTGCAGCAAAGCAAAAAGGGCATTTTTATATAGGTGTTGCCTTTAACCCTTTTAAATATGCCGAGGCTGAACGCGATGCCCAGTATTTAAAATTACATAAAAAACTCAAAGTAGGCGCTGACTTTATCATCACGCAATTGGGTTATGATTTAACTGCACTGAAAAAAGCGGTGTCATTTTTGAAAGAAAATCACTATTCTCAACATATTCTTGCATGTGTAATGCCTTTAAATTTGGCACGTGCAAATTATATGGTGAAGCACAAAGTCGCTGGCATCGTCATTACGCCACATATGCTTAAAATTTTATCGCAGGAAAAAGAGCTCGGACTTAAAGAGAGAAGCTACCAACGCTGTGCGCTCCAAATTCTTATTTGTAAAAAAATGGGCTTTTCAGGCATTCATTTGTCTGCATGCCACAAACCTGAAGATCAGGCACTTCTAGCTCAATTTATAGAGCAATATCGTTCATATGATTTACCAAGTTTAGAAAAGTTGTGGGCGAGTTTATGGCAACTAAAAACGGGGAAAGAATTTATCCCTGAATTGAGCTACTTTTCAAAACCAGCACCTTCATCACAAATTATTAAATATCAACAGCTACATCTGCTGCATGACACTCTATTTGATTCAAAACTTGGGAAAGGTATCGGCCAAATTATTTTTAAAGCGCCTTTTTGGAATCAGAAGCTAGCACAGAAAACATTAATGGCAACTGAATACTTGAGTAAACATTCAGTGGTCGGTTGTGAAAGCTGTGGTGAATGTCGTTTAAGCGATACTTTATATATTTGTCCTGAGACTTGTCCTAAAGGCTTGGCCAATGGACCGTGTGGCGGAACACAACTTGACCGATGTGAGTTTGGCGAACGTGAATGTATTCATTCTATAAAAGCGAGACTAGCAAAGTCAGTCGATCAAACTGAAATACTTAAAACGAAGATCATCCCTACAGTTTCTATTGAAATCAGAGGAACCAGCTCGTGGCAACGTTGGTTCACCGATGATTATGAGGAAAGTAAGAATATAAATTAA
- a CDS encoding LysR family transcriptional regulator, producing the protein MIELRHLKTLTAIREHGSLVAAANDLCLTPSAVSHQLRELDQWFGVEVVNRKTRPVSFSNVGLRLLKLADDILPQVQIAQSDISRIVHGQTGRIVFSSECHSCFDWLMPLLNQYRMQYPDVDLDFASGFEANPHELLQNGEFDLLITADPIALKGIEYFPIFEYESRLVLSNTHPLVRAKDITVQELAEETLITYPVDKHRLDIMAKLFIPANILPKKIRTTDLTQMLIQLVASGRGIAALPDWVVNEYEQKGWVTSRRLDCVATEGLRRTLYAGYRVDEKQKDYFEGFLKQLDRFSKKRSHYYA; encoded by the coding sequence ATGATTGAACTCCGCCATCTTAAAACATTAACAGCCATTCGTGAGCATGGTTCCTTGGTGGCAGCAGCCAACGATTTATGTTTAACGCCTTCTGCAGTGTCACATCAGTTGAGAGAACTTGATCAGTGGTTTGGTGTAGAGGTGGTGAATCGTAAAACTAGGCCCGTAAGCTTTTCCAATGTCGGATTACGCCTACTTAAACTGGCCGATGACATCTTGCCACAAGTGCAAATTGCGCAAAGTGATATCAGCCGAATTGTACATGGGCAAACAGGGCGTATTGTTTTTTCTTCAGAGTGCCATAGTTGTTTTGACTGGCTGATGCCACTGCTCAATCAATATCGTATGCAATATCCAGATGTCGATTTAGACTTTGCTTCAGGTTTTGAAGCCAATCCACATGAACTTTTGCAAAATGGTGAGTTTGATTTACTCATTACGGCAGACCCGATTGCGTTAAAGGGCATCGAGTATTTCCCAATTTTTGAATATGAATCACGTTTGGTATTGTCAAATACGCATCCATTAGTACGTGCCAAAGACATTACCGTACAAGAGCTTGCAGAAGAAACATTAATTACCTATCCGGTGGATAAGCACCGTTTAGATATTATGGCAAAACTCTTTATTCCAGCGAATATATTACCTAAGAAAATCCGCACCACAGATTTAACCCAAATGCTGATTCAATTGGTTGCCAGTGGTCGTGGTATTGCAGCGCTGCCAGATTGGGTCGTAAATGAATATGAACAAAAAGGCTGGGTGACATCGCGTCGTTTGGATTGTGTTGCAACTGAAGGTTTACGCCGCACGCTATATGCTGGTTACCGTGTAGATGAAAAACAAAAAGACTATTTTGAAGGTTTCTTAAAGCAGTTGGATCGGTTTTCAAAAAAACGCAGTCATTATTATGCTTAA
- a CDS encoding MotA/TolQ/ExbB proton channel family protein, translating into MDLNHLIHNFTLITLVALSITTWAVIVWKLIQLNKAKKAGETFVEGFWKTKDLTDAARYSKTAAQSAQQRIAYQHFATLSELNDNVHQDLNHTWSRQDLLERVLTKQVKNERHIFDKGLALLASIGNSAPFIGLFGTVFGIIGALSAIAASGSASMDVVAGPIGAALVATGIGIAVAVPAVLAYNFFIRRTKILGSELDDFATDLVNFAQKTGFHVTSNVTAVSPAKTEQAVISSASKGVAA; encoded by the coding sequence ATGGATCTTAATCACTTAATTCACAACTTTACCCTAATTACCCTCGTTGCATTATCAATTACAACTTGGGCTGTCATTGTCTGGAAACTTATACAGCTTAATAAAGCTAAAAAAGCGGGCGAAACATTTGTTGAAGGCTTTTGGAAAACTAAAGATTTAACAGATGCAGCTCGATACAGTAAAACAGCTGCACAAAGTGCTCAGCAGCGTATCGCATATCAACATTTTGCAACACTGTCAGAACTCAATGACAATGTGCACCAAGATTTAAATCACACATGGTCACGTCAGGATCTTTTAGAGCGTGTTCTAACGAAACAAGTTAAAAATGAACGTCATATCTTCGATAAAGGTTTAGCTCTTTTAGCTTCCATTGGTAACTCGGCACCATTCATTGGTTTATTCGGTACTGTATTTGGGATTATCGGTGCATTATCTGCCATTGCTGCTTCTGGTTCAGCAAGCATGGACGTGGTTGCAGGACCAATTGGTGCAGCTTTAGTTGCGACAGGGATTGGTATTGCTGTTGCTGTACCAGCAGTGCTTGCCTATAACTTCTTTATTCGTAGGACAAAAATCTTAGGTTCTGAACTCGATGATTTTGCCACAGATCTTGTTAATTTTGCACAAAAAACTGGTTTTCACGTTACATCGAATGTTACAGCCGTAAGTCCTGCAAAAACTGAACAAGCCGTTATTTCTTCGGCATCTAAAGGAGTGGCTGCATAA
- a CDS encoding putative oxygenase MesX, translated as MSTAFQCSIQRIRFDENYEPANNTRLTTNFANLARGESRQENLRRTLAMINNRFNSLATVDNPKGDRYSLEIDIISASIDIEGNGQTFPFIETLKSTIIDHQTGERIEGMIGNSFSSYVRDYDFSVVLPAHGCKFNEQPEGFGDLHGKLYLHLINSDVFKAQFKKNPVICLSISTTKTYYQTANVHPVLGVEYTNDDYSRTDAYFAKMGLSVRYFKPQGANAPLAFYCAGDLLRDYTDFELISAIATMESFQKIYRPEIYNTNSPAGVEYQPSLSYGDYSLTRIVYDRVERGELAVKQGKWTEEHFIKPYKDILDEWAVNFKVETVAQDHAA; from the coding sequence ATGAGCACAGCATTTCAATGTTCAATTCAACGTATTCGTTTTGACGAAAACTACGAGCCGGCAAATAACACACGTTTAACCACCAACTTTGCCAACTTGGCACGCGGTGAAAGCCGTCAGGAAAATCTGCGTCGTACATTGGCCATGATTAACAATCGTTTCAATAGCTTAGCAACTGTAGATAATCCAAAAGGTGATCGTTATTCACTTGAGATTGATATCATCTCAGCATCCATTGATATTGAAGGCAACGGTCAAACTTTCCCATTCATCGAAACCTTGAAAAGTACCATCATTGATCATCAAACAGGTGAACGTATAGAAGGCATGATTGGCAATAGCTTCTCATCTTATGTGCGTGATTATGACTTTAGCGTGGTACTGCCAGCACATGGTTGTAAATTCAATGAACAACCTGAAGGTTTTGGTGATCTACACGGTAAATTATATCTACACTTGATCAATTCAGATGTATTTAAAGCACAATTTAAAAAGAATCCTGTGATTTGTTTAAGTATTTCGACTACAAAGACCTATTACCAAACAGCGAATGTACATCCTGTACTCGGCGTTGAATACACCAATGACGACTACTCACGTACCGATGCTTATTTTGCCAAAATGGGTTTAAGCGTTCGCTACTTTAAACCACAAGGTGCCAATGCACCACTGGCATTCTACTGTGCAGGCGATTTACTGCGTGATTACACCGATTTTGAGCTGATCAGTGCCATCGCGACTATGGAAAGTTTCCAAAAAATCTATCGTCCTGAAATTTACAACACCAATTCACCAGCAGGCGTGGAATATCAGCCAAGCTTGAGTTATGGCGATTACTCTTTAACACGTATTGTCTACGACCGTGTTGAACGCGGCGAATTGGCGGTAAAACAAGGTAAATGGACCGAAGAACACTTCATCAAGCCCTATAAAGACATTTTGGATGAATGGGCTGTCAACTTTAAAGTGGAAACAGTAGCGCAAGACCACGCTGCTTAA
- a CDS encoding ExbD/TolR family protein, which yields MAISTGREDDVVSEINVTPLVDVMLVLLIVFIVTAPLMTNSVKVNLPKAAPTQSSQENKAVVLSVKPTGEVFLDKQKVVLENFENDLKQLKATKQDLSLSLNADEGVNYGTVAKLLASIERVGVDKLSIITVPQS from the coding sequence ATGGCGATTTCTACAGGACGAGAAGACGATGTCGTCAGCGAGATCAATGTGACACCATTGGTGGATGTGATGTTAGTGCTGTTGATTGTATTCATTGTCACTGCACCGCTTATGACCAACAGTGTCAAAGTAAATCTACCAAAAGCTGCACCAACACAGTCATCTCAGGAAAATAAGGCAGTTGTATTAAGTGTCAAACCTACAGGTGAGGTTTTTTTAGATAAGCAAAAAGTTGTTTTAGAGAATTTTGAAAATGATTTAAAACAGCTGAAAGCCACTAAGCAAGATCTAAGCTTAAGTCTGAATGCTGATGAAGGGGTGAACTATGGTACTGTCGCTAAATTATTAGCAAGTATTGAACGCGTCGGGGTTGATAAATTGTCAATTATCACTGTCCCGCAATCATAA
- the tnpA gene encoding IS66-like element accessory protein TnpA, with protein MTTNHQTSIASLAKKRRTYSAEFKQQIVQACKAPDVSIASVALQHGLNTNLVSKWIRLIDGKPGNDRSPLPNKPAFIALSCSAPLDPTPTDMLTVQITLPHSKAEIGLKWQVSEISTLAELLKALAT; from the coding sequence ATGACTACAAATCACCAGACATCCATCGCATCTCTTGCGAAAAAACGAAGAACATACAGTGCTGAATTTAAACAGCAGATCGTTCAGGCTTGTAAAGCACCGGACGTTTCAATTGCTTCGGTCGCTTTGCAACATGGATTGAATACAAATCTTGTATCCAAATGGATTCGCTTAATTGATGGTAAGCCAGGGAATGATCGCTCACCACTACCGAATAAACCTGCATTTATTGCCTTATCTTGCTCTGCACCATTAGATCCTACTCCTACTGACATGTTAACGGTTCAAATTACTTTACCCCACTCAAAAGCAGAAATTGGCTTGAAATGGCAAGTATCAGAAATATCTACTTTAGCAGAATTACTCAAGGCACTTGCAACATGA
- the tnpB gene encoding IS66 family insertion sequence element accessory protein TnpB (TnpB, as the term is used for proteins encoded by IS66 family insertion elements, is considered an accessory protein, since TnpC, encoded by a neighboring gene, is a DDE family transposase.): MIRIDEIWLSTQPLDMRAGMDTVMAQVVRAFGYIKPHCAYLFCNKRGHRMKVLVHDGLGIWLCARRLEQGKFHWAQVHQGESMAISPEQLQALIQGLPWQRIGRQQVVTML; this comes from the coding sequence ATGATCCGCATTGATGAAATCTGGCTTTCTACCCAACCTCTGGATATGCGAGCAGGGATGGATACTGTCATGGCTCAGGTGGTGAGAGCCTTTGGCTACATTAAACCGCATTGTGCTTACCTGTTCTGTAATAAACGTGGCCATCGCATGAAAGTGCTGGTACATGATGGACTGGGCATCTGGCTGTGTGCCCGGCGGCTGGAACAGGGAAAATTCCACTGGGCGCAGGTTCACCAGGGTGAAAGCATGGCGATCAGTCCGGAACAGTTACAGGCACTGATCCAGGGTTTACCTTGGCAGCGCATTGGACGACAGCAGGTGGTGACGATGCTTTAA
- a CDS encoding methionine synthase yields the protein MAHTQAKLLLPTSTAGSLPKPSWLAEPEKLWSAWKIEGEELLEAKRDALKLSLHEQVTAGIDIVSDGEQTRQHFVTTFIEHLEGVDFNQRETVRIRNRYDASVPSVVGEVSRKKSVFVDDAKFLRSQTNQPIKWALPGPMTMIDTLYDGHYKSREKLAWEFAKILNQEALELEAAGVDIIQFDEPAFNVFFDEVNDWGIPTLERALEGLKCETAVHICYGYGIKANTDWKKTLGSEWRQYEESFPKLQKSKLDIISLECQNSRVPMDLIELIRGKKVMVGAIDVATNQVETAEEVANTLRKALQFVDADKLYPSTNCGMTPLSRQVARGKLEALSAGAAMIRNELAY from the coding sequence ATGGCACATACACAAGCAAAATTACTCCTTCCAACGTCAACAGCAGGTAGCTTACCCAAACCATCTTGGCTTGCTGAACCTGAAAAATTATGGTCAGCGTGGAAAATTGAAGGCGAAGAATTACTTGAAGCCAAACGCGATGCTTTGAAATTATCACTCCATGAGCAAGTGACTGCGGGCATTGATATCGTGAGTGATGGTGAGCAAACCCGTCAGCATTTTGTGACGACGTTTATTGAACATCTTGAAGGTGTCGATTTTAATCAACGCGAAACCGTGCGTATTCGTAATCGCTATGATGCCAGTGTGCCGTCAGTCGTGGGTGAAGTCTCACGTAAAAAATCCGTGTTTGTAGATGATGCTAAATTCCTACGTAGCCAAACCAATCAACCCATTAAATGGGCGCTGCCTGGCCCAATGACCATGATTGATACGCTGTATGATGGTCACTATAAGAGCCGTGAAAAACTAGCTTGGGAATTTGCCAAAATCTTAAACCAAGAAGCTTTAGAGCTTGAAGCAGCAGGCGTGGATATCATCCAATTTGATGAGCCTGCATTTAATGTATTCTTTGATGAAGTCAATGATTGGGGTATCCCAACTTTAGAGCGTGCACTTGAAGGCCTCAAATGTGAAACGGCGGTTCATATTTGTTACGGTTACGGTATTAAAGCCAATACCGATTGGAAAAAAACCTTAGGTTCAGAGTGGCGTCAGTACGAAGAATCATTCCCAAAACTACAGAAATCGAAACTGGATATTATTTCGCTTGAATGCCAAAACTCTCGTGTTCCGATGGACTTAATTGAACTGATCCGTGGTAAAAAAGTCATGGTTGGCGCAATTGATGTTGCAACCAATCAAGTGGAAACTGCAGAAGAAGTCGCAAACACCTTACGTAAAGCCTTGCAATTTGTCGATGCTGATAAGCTCTATCCTTCAACTAACTGTGGTATGACACCACTCTCTCGCCAAGTGGCTCGTGGCAAGCTTGAAGCCCTAAGCGCAGGTGCTGCAATGATTAGAAATGAATTAGCTTATTAA
- a CDS encoding RNA-guided endonuclease InsQ/TnpB family protein, which translates to MKINKAYKFRLEPNAEQELVLNKLLGSARFVWNQILAASFEMLANNERINKVNLVNKIPELRKKPECAFLENSSNGVSLQQKVRDLGDAWGKFFDKKEQAKLKQKPFKAKKPKFFKLPDGNEIQLRPLMPRFKKKSDGYDSIRIVQFNRYCWVKGNQVKLPSDIGVVKFRKSQDILGEIKNVTISKHVGKWYISFGVENTIETPIHPSKSAIGVDLGIKKLVTTSNGQVFNPINSFKANQVKLARLQRKLKKKTKFSENWKKLNLKVNKLHHHIANIRHDYLHKVTTTLSKNHAMIVVEDLKVANMSKSAKGSIEKKGKNVKAKTGLNKSILDQGWSMLVDMLEYKQQWRGGLLVKVDPKYTSQTCSSCGHVAKENRLTQANFNCIECGFSENADINASRNILAVGHTVLSVEGGCGKGRLVKQKASEIREGVA; encoded by the coding sequence ATGAAAATCAACAAAGCGTACAAATTTAGGCTTGAGCCTAATGCAGAACAGGAGCTTGTTTTAAACAAGTTGCTTGGTTCTGCACGTTTTGTTTGGAATCAGATATTGGCTGCATCATTCGAGATGCTTGCTAATAATGAGCGAATTAACAAAGTTAATTTAGTTAATAAAATCCCTGAATTGCGCAAAAAGCCTGAGTGTGCTTTTTTAGAAAACAGTTCAAATGGTGTCTCACTTCAACAAAAAGTTCGTGATCTTGGTGATGCTTGGGGTAAATTCTTCGATAAAAAAGAACAAGCCAAGCTAAAGCAAAAACCATTCAAAGCTAAGAAGCCAAAATTTTTTAAATTACCCGATGGTAATGAAATTCAACTTAGACCACTCATGCCACGATTCAAGAAAAAATCAGATGGTTATGATTCAATTCGTATTGTTCAATTTAATAGGTATTGTTGGGTTAAAGGCAACCAAGTTAAATTGCCTAGTGATATTGGCGTTGTAAAATTTAGAAAATCACAAGATATTTTAGGCGAGATTAAGAACGTCACAATCTCAAAGCATGTTGGCAAGTGGTATATCTCTTTTGGTGTTGAAAACACAATTGAAACACCAATTCACCCATCTAAATCAGCTATTGGTGTTGATCTTGGCATCAAGAAATTGGTCACAACCTCTAATGGTCAGGTATTCAACCCGATCAATAGTTTTAAAGCCAATCAAGTGAAATTAGCTAGACTTCAACGCAAGTTGAAAAAGAAAACCAAGTTCAGTGAAAATTGGAAAAAACTTAATTTAAAAGTTAACAAACTACATCATCATATTGCCAATATTCGGCATGACTACTTGCACAAAGTCACTACAACTCTCAGCAAAAACCACGCAATGATCGTAGTTGAGGACTTAAAAGTAGCTAATATGTCGAAGTCTGCAAAAGGCTCAATTGAGAAAAAAGGAAAGAATGTTAAAGCCAAAACAGGCTTAAACAAATCAATCCTAGATCAAGGGTGGTCAATGCTTGTTGATATGTTGGAGTATAAGCAACAATGGCGAGGTGGCTTACTTGTTAAAGTTGACCCTAAATATACAAGTCAGACTTGTAGTTCATGTGGTCATGTTGCAAAAGAAAATAGGCTCACTCAGGCAAACTTTAACTGTATTGAGTGTGGTTTTAGCGAGAATGCGGATATAAATGCTTCTCGCAATATTTTGGCGGTGGGACACACCGTTTTGTCTGTGGAGGGTGGATGCGGTAAAGGTCGCCTTGTGAAGCAGAAAGCAAGCGAAATCCGTGAGGGAGTCGCCTAA
- a CDS encoding TetR/AcrR family transcriptional regulator: protein MARNKRVQDREEKRQEILQAARHLFLTEGYDSTSISRIASDAQVAANTIYWYFKNKDELLVSILNDDLNKQVHAYTSQSSKSLAERLIWVVDQLMQVNQLVSTVHSRIKVSHEIAAWHEQFHIMVEAMLRLELKNIGFSEQQLDARVKIAIFTIEGLLTHPLADAEKSEICHALVNPI, encoded by the coding sequence ATGGCACGTAATAAACGTGTACAAGACCGCGAAGAAAAAAGACAAGAAATTTTGCAGGCGGCCCGCCATTTATTTCTTACAGAAGGATATGACTCAACTTCTATCAGCCGCATTGCATCTGACGCTCAAGTGGCAGCAAATACCATCTATTGGTATTTCAAAAATAAAGATGAGCTTCTTGTGAGTATTTTAAATGATGATCTGAATAAACAAGTTCATGCTTATACCTCGCAATCATCAAAAAGTTTGGCTGAACGCTTGATATGGGTTGTAGATCAATTAATGCAAGTAAATCAGTTGGTCAGTACAGTCCATTCTCGAATCAAAGTATCACATGAAATTGCAGCTTGGCACGAACAGTTTCACATCATGGTTGAAGCAATGCTTCGATTAGAATTAAAGAATATCGGTTTTTCAGAACAACAGCTTGATGCCCGGGTGAAAATCGCAATTTTCACCATTGAAGGACTATTAACCCATCCATTAGCTGATGCAGAAAAATCTGAAATTTGTCACGCGTTAGTGAATCCAATTTAA